A genomic region of Prevotella scopos JCM 17725 contains the following coding sequences:
- a CDS encoding Crp/Fnr family transcriptional regulator, giving the protein MKDLANNARDIARELARKYSTMTHDELDVLESILVPMKFAKGQMILSEGEVCKHVYYIERGLIRQFYFKNGKQITEHLGEDRSIFMCIESLFREEPTKLQVEALEPTWIYALPKHKLEQVALHNVNIQILYRKILEESLITSQVHADLVRFETAQARYKRMCKLSPQVILRAPLVYIASYLQMTPETLSRVRSSTLLDD; this is encoded by the coding sequence ATGAAAGATTTGGCAAACAACGCAAGAGATATAGCACGTGAATTGGCACGTAAATATAGTACTATGACCCATGATGAGTTAGATGTACTCGAAAGTATCCTCGTGCCAATGAAATTCGCTAAAGGACAGATGATTCTCAGTGAGGGAGAGGTCTGCAAACACGTTTATTATATAGAAAGAGGTCTTATTCGCCAATTCTATTTCAAGAATGGTAAGCAGATTACTGAACACTTAGGAGAAGACAGAAGTATCTTTATGTGTATTGAAAGTCTTTTCCGCGAAGAACCTACTAAGCTACAGGTTGAGGCTTTGGAGCCGACATGGATTTATGCCCTGCCTAAACATAAGTTGGAACAGGTGGCACTTCATAATGTGAACATTCAAATTCTCTATCGAAAGATTTTGGAAGAGAGTCTTATCACATCACAAGTACATGCTGACTTAGTTCGCTTTGAGACGGCACAGGCTCGTTATAAGAGAATGTGTAAACTCAGTCCACAGGTCATTTTACGTGCACCACTGGTTTATATTGCCAGTTATCTTCAAATGACACCAGAAACATTGAGCCGTGTTCGTTCATCAACATTGCTTGATGATTAA
- a CDS encoding TonB-dependent receptor plug domain-containing protein: MRKLLFVILLVCFQASLFAQTNNVLLSRILRQVQLFPQEKTYIFTDAENYQAGQRIHLRVFLVNAVVHQSDSISRYVYVELLNTERLVVKRVRLIRSDQGFVGYIDIPEGVAKGRYVLRSYTKNMLNVSQYESLKSIFIGGQGKLQSNKYRNSLDDINNNTYSLLDINRLENNVRVKVNDNKNAINTDYLLLIHCRSIPIYFGKISREKDVILNYDSLSQGGVYSFQLLDANLNTIEEKLKFLYPEKEQCPISVECFEDDQVNKGQISCFIKSDSLREDETMDVSVRIEYAGASSSDVNSSILSHLLYDMDVADCPEEPVSVLLNNKTEQLLDSCHWTRYRMTDVIKGECKKGKIGVEKSAVIRGRVETLIGHKPIKEGVVNLISPDKGFYAVTKTDVYGRFSFEGLDFPEGTQYVLNAFTKAGKSWVKLLLDEEDFPSYKGQLPPFEWIGNDTIRVDATVNLPKGSIQMEEVNVFSHQPSYSSRSDAYARNADFSFGLRDIESIGATCLHELLRRVPSVTVEFGKCYVRGGVTINGKRPAAIAIDGIFVDNNFDLDNIQMADVERVDVFKGGSTVIWGTIGGMGVISITTKKGDFKTPSVPLTNTKTFTTLGYQIPHRYTPNTHTPVWLPSLRGKSFRLLLPTEYGLNYRLIIEGITSEGRIIRYAGGLRK; this comes from the coding sequence ATGAGAAAACTACTATTCGTTATATTATTGGTATGCTTTCAAGCATCATTGTTTGCCCAGACAAACAATGTATTGTTGAGCCGAATACTTCGACAGGTACAATTATTTCCGCAGGAGAAAACATACATATTCACAGATGCAGAAAATTATCAAGCAGGTCAACGAATCCATTTGCGTGTATTTCTGGTAAATGCTGTAGTGCATCAGTCAGATAGTATCAGTCGTTATGTGTATGTAGAACTCCTTAATACTGAACGCCTAGTAGTGAAGAGAGTGCGTTTGATACGAAGTGATCAAGGTTTCGTTGGGTATATTGATATTCCAGAAGGAGTAGCAAAAGGGCGTTATGTGTTACGTAGTTATACGAAAAATATGCTAAATGTAAGCCAATATGAAAGTCTAAAAAGTATCTTCATAGGTGGGCAAGGTAAGTTGCAGTCTAATAAGTATAGGAACTCTTTAGACGATATAAATAACAATACTTACTCTTTATTAGATATCAATAGATTAGAGAATAATGTTAGAGTTAAGGTTAATGATAATAAAAATGCAATCAACACCGATTATTTGCTGTTAATACACTGTCGTTCCATTCCAATATACTTTGGAAAAATAAGTAGAGAAAAGGATGTTATTTTGAATTATGATAGTCTTTCACAAGGGGGTGTTTATTCTTTTCAGCTTCTTGATGCCAATTTGAATACTATAGAAGAAAAGCTGAAATTTTTATATCCAGAGAAAGAACAATGTCCGATTTCAGTAGAATGTTTTGAAGATGATCAAGTAAATAAAGGACAGATTTCTTGTTTTATCAAGTCTGACAGTCTGCGAGAGGATGAAACAATGGATGTTTCAGTACGCATAGAGTATGCTGGGGCAAGTAGTTCAGATGTAAACTCATCCATTCTTTCTCATTTATTATATGATATGGATGTGGCAGATTGTCCTGAAGAACCAGTGTCTGTGCTTTTAAATAATAAAACAGAACAGTTACTTGACAGCTGTCATTGGACTCGATACAGAATGACAGATGTGATTAAAGGGGAATGTAAGAAAGGGAAGATAGGTGTTGAGAAGTCAGCTGTGATTCGAGGACGAGTTGAGACTTTGATTGGTCATAAGCCAATCAAAGAAGGTGTTGTAAATCTCATTTCACCTGATAAAGGCTTCTATGCTGTAACAAAAACCGATGTTTATGGACGATTTTCATTTGAAGGACTCGATTTCCCTGAAGGAACGCAGTACGTTTTGAATGCATTTACAAAAGCAGGGAAGTCATGGGTGAAGTTATTGTTAGACGAAGAGGATTTTCCATCGTATAAAGGTCAACTTCCTCCATTTGAATGGATAGGTAATGATACTATACGAGTAGATGCAACAGTGAATCTACCAAAGGGAAGTATTCAAATGGAAGAAGTGAACGTTTTTAGTCACCAACCAAGTTATTCCTCTCGTTCAGATGCGTACGCTCGTAATGCTGATTTCTCATTTGGATTGCGTGACATAGAAAGCATAGGAGCTACTTGTTTACATGAACTGTTGCGTCGAGTACCAAGTGTCACAGTTGAGTTTGGTAAATGCTATGTGCGAGGCGGTGTGACAATAAATGGCAAACGTCCTGCAGCAATCGCCATTGATGGTATCTTTGTCGATAACAATTTTGATTTAGATAATATTCAAATGGCTGATGTTGAGCGAGTAGATGTCTTTAAGGGCGGTTCTACAGTTATCTGGGGAACAATTGGCGGTATGGGTGTTATTTCTATAACAACGAAGAAAGGAGATTTCAAAACTCCTTCAGTTCCACTAACAAATACGAAGACATTTACAACATTGGGCTATCAGATTCCGCATCGTTACACACCTAATACACATACACCTGTTTGGTTGCCATCATTACGAGGTAAGTCATTCCGTTTACTTCTACCTACAGAATATGGTTTGAACTATCGTCTTATTATAGAGGGTATAACAAGTGAGGGTAGAATTATTCGCTATGCGGGAGGTTTAAGGAAGTAG
- a CDS encoding endonuclease MutS2 gives MIYPKNFEQKIGFTEVRSLLRARCLSTLGKERIDAMNFSTDAVQVNTWMEEIREFRKIQEGQDDFPLDNFFDVRESVARIRLEGTHMEVDELFDLKRSLETIIAIVNFLSRGEETDQGEIRHYYPALYNLADGIATFPLLVQRISQIIDKFGKMRDNASPELLQIRRELARIEGSISRTLYGILRAAQGEGLVEKDVTPTLRDGRLVIPVAPGLKRKISGIVHDESATGRTVYIEPSEVVEANNKIRELENEERREMIRILTDFAKKVRPNVREILDSYNLMAAVDFIRAKAELARLFKGFEPKVSEEPHIDWIRAIHPLLQISLERKNNKLTSSSLSVDNIETNKVSIEANNIQEDNTILEEENETRNIPSSIVPLDIQLTKDKHLLIISGPNAGGKSVCLKTVGLLQYMLQCGLSIPIGDRSITGIFTDIMIDIGDEQSIENDLSTYSSHLMNMKIMMRRASNRTLILIDEFGTGTEPQIGGAIAESVLRQFWKKHAWAVITTHYQNLKHFAEEHPGTVNGAMLYDRHKMRPLFQLAIGRPGSSFAIEIARKTGIPEEVIRDAAEIVGSDYIQSDKYLQDIVRDKRYWESKRQTIHSHEKELEKRINQYEKDIAALEKSRKEILNRAKTQAEEIIKESNRRIENAIREIREKQAEKEETKRIRQELATYEAGLLDGSKTHKAETSNKKKIKSSGLLSDDDFQKKVDKIKSRKERHEQHLKEKAGKQQAAAEALKNAVRKQQGSGVIMVGDSVRIKGLTTVGKVELIEGKQANVIFGGMRTKMAVSRLEHVDTATIQSEQKQFQAYNYSRETRETIDKHRNQFRQELDVRGMRADEALNQVQYFIDDAILVGASQVRILHGKGNGILRQLIRQYLGSVPNVKSYRDEHVQFGGAGITVVEL, from the coding sequence ATGATATATCCCAAGAATTTTGAACAAAAGATTGGTTTCACGGAGGTGCGTTCACTTTTAAGAGCACGCTGCCTATCAACATTAGGAAAAGAGCGAATAGATGCGATGAACTTTTCGACTGATGCCGTACAGGTGAATACCTGGATGGAAGAGATTAGAGAATTTCGCAAGATACAAGAGGGACAAGACGACTTTCCATTAGATAACTTCTTTGATGTACGTGAAAGTGTTGCACGTATTCGCTTGGAAGGAACTCACATGGAAGTAGATGAACTCTTTGATTTGAAACGCTCCTTAGAAACAATCATTGCTATAGTAAACTTTCTAAGCCGTGGAGAAGAAACTGATCAGGGTGAAATACGCCACTACTACCCTGCTCTTTATAACCTTGCAGATGGTATTGCTACCTTTCCATTACTCGTTCAACGCATTTCACAGATTATTGATAAATTCGGTAAGATGCGTGACAATGCTTCTCCTGAACTGCTTCAGATACGTCGTGAACTTGCACGCATTGAGGGAAGTATCTCACGCACACTGTATGGTATCTTACGAGCTGCACAGGGAGAAGGACTTGTCGAAAAGGATGTCACACCTACATTGCGTGATGGTCGTTTGGTTATTCCTGTTGCACCAGGCTTAAAACGTAAAATTTCAGGTATCGTACATGATGAAAGTGCTACAGGAAGAACGGTTTATATAGAACCATCTGAAGTTGTTGAAGCAAATAACAAGATTCGTGAACTCGAGAACGAGGAGCGAAGAGAGATGATTCGAATACTCACAGACTTTGCGAAAAAGGTACGTCCTAACGTACGTGAGATTCTTGACTCTTATAATCTTATGGCAGCTGTGGACTTCATTCGTGCCAAAGCTGAACTTGCTCGACTTTTCAAAGGATTTGAACCAAAAGTATCAGAAGAACCTCATATAGATTGGATAAGAGCCATCCATCCCTTACTTCAAATATCTTTAGAAAGAAAGAATAATAAACTAACAAGTTCCTCATTATCTGTAGATAATATAGAAACCAATAAAGTTTCAATTGAAGCTAACAATATACAAGAAGACAACACGATTTTAGAAGAGGAAAACGAGACGCGCAACATACCATCAAGTATTGTCCCTCTCGATATCCAACTGACGAAAGACAAACATCTACTTATTATCTCTGGTCCAAATGCCGGTGGTAAATCAGTGTGTCTGAAGACGGTTGGCCTTCTTCAGTATATGCTTCAGTGTGGTCTCTCTATCCCTATTGGCGACCGCTCTATAACAGGTATCTTTACTGATATTATGATAGATATTGGTGACGAACAGAGTATTGAGAACGACCTTAGTACCTACTCTTCTCATCTGATGAATATGAAGATTATGATGCGTCGTGCATCAAATCGTACGCTTATTCTTATTGATGAGTTCGGAACAGGGACGGAACCACAGATTGGTGGAGCTATTGCTGAGTCAGTCTTGCGTCAGTTTTGGAAGAAACATGCGTGGGCTGTTATCACAACCCACTACCAAAATCTTAAGCATTTTGCAGAAGAACATCCAGGAACAGTTAATGGTGCGATGCTTTATGATCGTCATAAAATGCGTCCACTATTCCAATTGGCTATTGGAAGACCAGGTAGCTCATTTGCTATTGAGATTGCTCGAAAAACAGGAATACCAGAAGAAGTAATTCGTGATGCTGCAGAGATTGTTGGTTCTGATTATATTCAGAGTGACAAATACTTACAAGATATTGTTAGAGACAAGCGTTATTGGGAAAGTAAACGTCAAACCATCCATAGTCACGAGAAAGAATTGGAGAAACGTATCAATCAATATGAAAAAGATATCGCTGCTTTAGAGAAAAGCCGAAAGGAGATTCTCAATCGTGCCAAGACACAGGCAGAAGAGATTATCAAGGAGAGCAATCGTAGAATAGAAAACGCCATCCGAGAAATCAGAGAGAAGCAGGCTGAGAAAGAAGAGACCAAGCGTATCCGTCAGGAATTGGCAACGTATGAAGCTGGATTGTTGGATGGAAGTAAGACTCATAAAGCTGAAACATCTAATAAAAAGAAAATTAAAAGTAGCGGTTTACTCTCTGATGACGATTTTCAGAAAAAGGTTGACAAAATTAAGAGTCGAAAGGAACGTCACGAACAACATTTGAAAGAAAAAGCTGGTAAACAACAAGCAGCAGCCGAAGCTTTGAAGAATGCTGTACGAAAGCAGCAAGGTAGTGGCGTTATTATGGTGGGTGATTCAGTACGAATAAAAGGTCTTACGACGGTAGGTAAGGTAGAATTGATAGAAGGAAAGCAGGCAAATGTTATCTTTGGAGGAATGAGAACAAAGATGGCTGTTAGTCGTTTGGAGCACGTTGATACAGCTACTATTCAATCTGAACAGAAGCAATTCCAAGCATATAACTATAGTCGTGAAACCCGCGAGACCATTGACAAACACCGCAATCAATTCCGTCAGGAATTGGATGTACGCGGTATGAGAGCAGATGAAGCCTTGAACCAAGTGCAATATTTCATAGATGATGCTATCCTTGTCGGAGCAAGTCAGGTACGCATTCTCCACGGAAAAGGCAATGGTATCCTTCGTCAGCTTATCCGACAGTACCTTGGTAGTGTTCCTAATGTCAAAAGCTATCGTGACGAACACGTACAGTTTGGTGGTGCAGGAATTACAGTAGTCGAACTGTGA
- a CDS encoding OmpA family protein, with product MDNLRLLHKLCRQKQHLLLAVGFIMMLTACGVDRNIKKGEKHLSLGEYFDAANQFKTAYQRTSPKDRRQRGELSLKMAECYERISASQRAIAAYRNVIRYKLDNAETHKHLASNLMKEGSYTEAVKEYRIALDSMPNNQLISEELQAASIAAGLKERGSKYIVKRMDVFNSRRQDYSPMLYGDKHEQLYFTSTRNEAKGDELSGITGAKAGDIFLSEKDDKGKWSTPKSIESALNTEADEGTPAFSVDGREMYITQCLTDPSNPRYAQIAISNRSDANWGKATKLEISRDTLSSFAHPAVSPDGNWLYFTSDMPGGKGGLDIWRVRLTGGTTGGVENLGEPINTPGDEEFPTFRPNGDLYFSSNGHGGLGGLDIFIAKVGNNHRYHLEHPGYPLNSQGDDFGMTFEGIHNRGFFSSNRGDGRGWDHIYSFELPEVIQTVKGWVYEMDGYELPAAQVFMVGDDGTNKKLAVKGDGSFEQEVRPGVNYIFLATCNGYLNHKEEVKISPTEESKEHTLQFALAGINVPVLIDNIFYDFDKATLRPESEKALDKLVQLLRENSNITIELSAHTDYLGSADYNKGLSQRRADAVVAYLTAHGIDKERLTPVGYGKERPKKIRKKLTEKYLWLKENDVLTEDFIKKLDKEKQEIANQLNRRTEFTVLRTTYGMFDEKGNLKQQPKPKKKENSDDDGMIIIDMP from the coding sequence ATGGACAACCTAAGACTTTTACACAAACTTTGCAGACAGAAACAGCACCTTCTGTTAGCAGTTGGCTTCATAATGATGCTGACTGCATGCGGTGTAGATAGAAATATAAAGAAAGGTGAGAAACACCTTTCCTTGGGCGAGTATTTTGACGCTGCTAACCAATTTAAGACTGCTTATCAGCGCACATCACCCAAGGACAGACGTCAACGTGGTGAGTTGTCGTTGAAGATGGCTGAATGCTACGAGCGCATCTCCGCTTCTCAACGTGCTATTGCAGCCTATAGGAATGTAATCCGTTATAAGTTGGATAATGCTGAGACACATAAGCATTTAGCTAGCAATCTGATGAAGGAAGGTAGCTATACTGAAGCTGTTAAAGAGTATCGCATCGCACTTGATTCAATGCCAAACAATCAACTTATCTCCGAAGAACTACAAGCCGCATCAATAGCGGCTGGCTTGAAAGAACGTGGCTCGAAGTATATTGTGAAGCGCATGGACGTGTTTAACTCACGTCGCCAGGATTATTCACCGATGCTTTATGGTGATAAGCACGAACAACTTTATTTTACTTCAACACGCAATGAAGCAAAAGGTGATGAACTGAGTGGCATCACCGGAGCAAAAGCTGGTGACATTTTCCTTAGTGAAAAGGATGATAAAGGTAAGTGGAGTACACCCAAGTCAATTGAATCTGCATTGAACACAGAAGCAGACGAGGGTACACCTGCATTCTCAGTAGATGGTCGAGAAATGTATATCACACAATGTTTAACTGACCCCAGCAACCCTCGATACGCACAGATAGCTATTAGCAATCGCTCGGATGCAAACTGGGGAAAGGCAACGAAATTGGAAATCAGTCGCGATACCCTATCAAGTTTTGCACATCCTGCAGTCTCTCCGGACGGCAATTGGCTTTATTTCACCAGTGATATGCCCGGAGGAAAAGGTGGTCTTGACATCTGGCGTGTACGTCTGACAGGCGGTACGACAGGTGGTGTTGAAAACCTCGGAGAGCCTATTAACACTCCTGGAGACGAAGAATTCCCTACGTTCCGTCCGAATGGAGACCTTTATTTCTCAAGTAACGGACATGGTGGTCTGGGGGGACTTGACATCTTTATAGCTAAGGTTGGTAATAATCACCGATATCATTTGGAACATCCTGGATACCCTCTTAACTCTCAAGGTGACGACTTCGGTATGACTTTCGAAGGTATTCACAATCGTGGTTTCTTCTCTTCAAATCGAGGAGACGGGCGTGGTTGGGACCATATTTATAGTTTCGAACTTCCTGAAGTCATTCAGACCGTTAAAGGATGGGTCTATGAAATGGATGGCTATGAATTGCCTGCAGCACAGGTATTCATGGTGGGTGACGATGGTACGAATAAGAAACTGGCTGTCAAAGGTGATGGCTCTTTTGAACAAGAGGTACGTCCTGGCGTTAATTATATCTTCCTTGCAACATGTAATGGTTATCTGAACCATAAGGAAGAAGTTAAGATTTCTCCTACAGAAGAGTCTAAAGAACATACGCTACAGTTTGCCTTGGCTGGAATAAATGTACCTGTATTGATAGACAACATCTTCTATGATTTTGACAAAGCAACACTTCGTCCAGAATCAGAGAAGGCTTTAGACAAACTCGTTCAGCTTCTTAGAGAAAATTCTAATATAACCATAGAACTTTCTGCGCACACAGATTATCTTGGTTCTGCTGATTATAACAAAGGACTTTCACAGCGCCGTGCGGATGCAGTAGTAGCCTATCTTACTGCACATGGTATCGATAAAGAACGTCTTACTCCTGTGGGATATGGCAAAGAGCGTCCAAAGAAGATTCGTAAGAAGCTTACTGAGAAATACCTTTGGCTAAAGGAAAATGATGTCCTTACTGAAGATTTCATCAAAAAACTCGACAAGGAGAAGCAAGAGATAGCCAATCAGTTGAACCGACGAACAGAGTTTACAGTCCTTCGTACTACCTATGGTATGTTTGATGAGAAGGGAAACCTGAAACAACAGCCTAAACCCAAGAAGAAAGAAAACTCCGATGATGATGGAATGATAATCATTGACATGCCCTAA
- a CDS encoding methyltransferase RsmF C-terminal domain-like protein — protein MIKYNSQPDQVTESPCSSIQDKQGIKYVEEVEKRLPLVFTNYTRDLFGDDLYQTFLKGMDETSPISIRLNPFKVAESTHKVNPMLHPQLIPWCEEGYWLDTRPNFTFDPLLHAGAYYVQEASSMFLSYVLHQWVNEPVMALDLCAAPGGKTTCARTSLPAGSFLLSNEPIGKRAQILAENVQKFGHEDILVTNNYPRDYKKTKLRFDVIIADVPCSGEGMFRKDPSSIEEWSPQNVENCWQLQRNIIADIWDNLKPGGILIYSTCTFNAHEDEENIAWIINEYDAELLSVPTEEAWNVTGSLIDNPLKDCRDFPVYRFIPGKTRGEGLFMAIIRKRGEDEALNKKTTIDINKAITEARKHLHVLSHGVKEGTQKGKNIIPDHTLALSFSADKSAYPSVDVDYPTAISYLRHEAIVLSPEVPRGIVLLTYKDYPIGFAKNLGNRANNLYPQEWRIKSTHIPDEPLVLL, from the coding sequence ATGATAAAATATAATAGCCAACCAGATCAAGTAACAGAATCTCCTTGTTCATCAATCCAAGATAAACAAGGTATAAAATATGTAGAAGAAGTGGAGAAAAGACTTCCTCTTGTTTTTACTAACTATACACGTGACCTGTTTGGAGATGACCTTTATCAGACTTTTCTAAAAGGGATGGATGAAACATCACCTATTAGTATTCGTCTGAATCCTTTTAAGGTAGCGGAGTCAACTCATAAGGTCAACCCTATGCTCCATCCTCAGCTCATCCCTTGGTGTGAAGAAGGCTATTGGTTGGACACAAGACCAAACTTTACGTTTGACCCACTTCTCCATGCTGGCGCTTATTATGTGCAAGAAGCATCTTCAATGTTTCTTTCTTATGTATTGCATCAGTGGGTAAATGAGCCTGTTATGGCCCTCGATCTTTGTGCTGCTCCAGGCGGGAAAACAACCTGTGCACGTACATCCTTACCTGCAGGTTCCTTCCTATTATCCAACGAACCAATAGGAAAACGAGCACAGATTTTAGCAGAGAATGTTCAAAAATTTGGTCATGAGGATATTCTTGTTACAAACAACTATCCACGTGATTATAAGAAAACAAAGCTTCGTTTTGATGTGATTATTGCTGATGTACCTTGTTCTGGTGAAGGAATGTTCCGCAAAGACCCATCCTCTATAGAAGAATGGAGCCCACAGAACGTTGAAAATTGCTGGCAATTACAACGAAACATCATTGCTGATATATGGGACAATCTGAAGCCTGGAGGCATTCTTATTTATTCAACTTGCACATTCAACGCTCATGAAGATGAAGAGAATATTGCATGGATCATCAATGAGTATGATGCCGAACTACTTTCTGTTCCTACTGAAGAAGCATGGAACGTTACAGGCTCTCTCATCGATAATCCATTGAAAGATTGCAGAGACTTCCCTGTCTATCGTTTCATTCCTGGCAAGACCCGTGGTGAAGGTTTGTTTATGGCTATCATTCGTAAGCGTGGAGAAGACGAAGCCCTTAATAAAAAGACGACAATCGACATCAATAAAGCTATCACAGAAGCTCGCAAACATCTTCATGTCCTTTCACATGGCGTAAAAGAAGGTACGCAAAAAGGTAAGAATATAATTCCAGACCATACGTTGGCACTCTCCTTTTCAGCTGACAAGTCTGCTTATCCTTCAGTGGATGTTGATTACCCAACAGCCATCTCTTATCTTCGCCATGAAGCTATCGTATTATCCCCAGAAGTCCCACGAGGCATTGTTTTGCTTACCTATAAAGACTATCCAATAGGTTTTGCCAAGAATCTTGGGAATCGAGCTAACAACCTCTATCCACAAGAATGGCGTATAAAAAGTACACATATACCCGACGAACCTTTGGTTCTGTTATAA
- a CDS encoding thymidylate synthase, with amino-acid sequence MQQYLDLLNRILTEGTQKGDRTGTGTLSIFGHQMRFDLRNGFPLLTTKKLHLKSIIYELLWFLRGDTNVRYLQEHGVRIWNEWADENGELGPVYGHQWRSWPDYKGGTIDQIKNVVDMIKHNPDSRRMLVTAWNPAEVDDMALPPCHCLFQFYVANGRLSLQLYQRSADSFLGVPFNIASYALLLQMMAQVTGLEAGEFIHTTGDTHLYLNHVEQAKLQLTREPRPLPRMKINPDVKDIFDFKYEDFELIDYNPLPHIPGIVAV; translated from the coding sequence ATGCAACAATATTTGGACCTCCTCAACCGCATCCTTACAGAAGGAACACAGAAAGGTGATAGAACTGGAACTGGAACATTATCCATTTTTGGTCATCAGATGCGCTTTGACTTGCGCAATGGCTTTCCACTATTGACAACCAAAAAACTTCATTTGAAGAGTATCATTTATGAGTTACTATGGTTCTTGCGTGGTGACACAAACGTAAGATACCTACAAGAACATGGCGTAAGAATATGGAACGAATGGGCTGATGAGAATGGTGAGCTTGGCCCTGTATATGGTCATCAGTGGCGTTCATGGCCTGATTATAAAGGAGGTACTATCGATCAGATTAAGAATGTCGTGGATATGATTAAGCATAATCCTGATTCACGTCGCATGTTAGTTACAGCATGGAATCCTGCTGAAGTAGATGATATGGCTCTCCCACCCTGTCATTGTCTTTTCCAATTCTATGTTGCTAATGGACGATTATCATTGCAACTCTATCAACGTTCAGCCGATAGTTTCCTTGGTGTACCTTTTAACATCGCTTCATACGCTCTTCTGCTTCAAATGATGGCACAGGTCACTGGACTTGAAGCGGGTGAGTTCATCCATACAACAGGTGATACCCACCTCTATCTGAATCATGTTGAGCAGGCTAAACTTCAGCTTACACGTGAACCACGTCCACTGCCTAGAATGAAGATTAACCCTGATGTGAAAGATATATTTGACTTCAAATACGAAGACTTTGAACTGATAGATTACAATCCACTGCCACATATTCCGGGTATAGTAGCAGTGTAA
- a CDS encoding dihydrofolate reductase → MEINIIAAVAENRAIGYKNDMVYFISEDLKRFKQFTTGNTVIMGRKTFYSLPKGALPNRRNIVLSRTETDFPGCDVYTSLEEALKHLGAEEKAFIIGGASLYKEALDMADHLYLTEIHAIPPHADVFFPEYNDGTWGVESCESRPATDDNPAYSFVNYVRK, encoded by the coding sequence ATGGAAATAAACATCATTGCAGCAGTAGCAGAAAATCGTGCCATTGGTTATAAGAATGATATGGTCTATTTCATTAGTGAAGACCTAAAACGATTTAAACAGTTTACAACGGGAAACACCGTAATCATGGGCCGTAAAACATTCTATTCACTACCTAAAGGTGCTCTACCCAACCGAAGGAACATCGTACTTAGTAGGACAGAAACAGACTTCCCTGGCTGCGATGTTTATACTTCGCTTGAAGAAGCACTCAAACATTTAGGTGCAGAGGAAAAAGCATTCATCATTGGCGGAGCGAGTCTTTACAAAGAAGCACTAGACATGGCTGATCATCTTTACCTTACAGAGATACATGCTATTCCCCCACATGCTGATGTCTTCTTCCCCGAGTACAACGATGGAACATGGGGTGTAGAATCATGCGAAAGCCGACCTGCAACTGATGATAACCCTGCATACAGCTTTGTAAACTATGTGAGGAAGTAA